A genomic window from Planctomycetaceae bacterium includes:
- a CDS encoding Gfo/Idh/MocA family oxidoreductase — MKKIGIGFVGAGWMGSVQMQRICERDDAEIVALLEVNKERGKEVLNKLGLSEDLLVDDYEEIINNSEIGAVWLVSPNSFHGPQSIKAMEAGKHVFCEKPCAIKFSDFCRQIETERTNPGLITFVDYLMNFDTMEEQLRKMVASGQFGQITQIQVNYRHPVNIAGDKIWKLNREIMGDSIGMGIIHSISAMINAMTSQAKPVAIYATSMPAKVRGFEVDPIWNIMVHFNNGATGFCFGNIDNGNGYDAFHNLYGTEGAFVFDSQQDRPQKVRYWSQKTTQGKWVFPLNLQQCRTAGLEQCAWPENTTTPDSGNVVEHQTGKCVEHFIRCIKDNTKSPLSFINSQIIAETGWAAQMSAGLNKKITLPLDWAEAKKFFKE; from the coding sequence ATGAAGAAAATTGGTATAGGCTTTGTGGGTGCCGGATGGATGGGTTCTGTTCAAATGCAAAGAATTTGCGAAAGAGATGACGCAGAGATCGTCGCTTTGTTGGAAGTTAATAAAGAACGCGGTAAAGAGGTTTTGAATAAATTGGGTCTGTCAGAAGATTTGCTCGTTGATGATTATGAAGAAATCATAAACAATTCTGAAATTGGCGCCGTCTGGCTTGTTAGCCCCAACAGTTTTCATGGTCCACAATCCATCAAAGCAATGGAAGCAGGCAAACATGTTTTCTGTGAAAAACCTTGTGCCATCAAATTTAGCGATTTTTGTCGCCAGATTGAGACCGAAAGGACGAACCCAGGCTTGATCACCTTTGTTGATTATCTTATGAATTTTGACACAATGGAAGAGCAGCTTCGCAAAATGGTCGCATCTGGGCAGTTTGGACAAATCACCCAAATACAGGTTAATTACCGCCACCCAGTCAATATTGCCGGTGACAAGATATGGAAATTAAACAGAGAAATTATGGGCGATTCGATTGGCATGGGAATTATTCACTCGATATCGGCCATGATTAATGCCATGACATCTCAGGCCAAACCTGTTGCTATTTATGCAACAAGTATGCCTGCTAAGGTGCGAGGCTTTGAGGTCGATCCGATTTGGAACATCATGGTACATTTCAACAATGGCGCTACAGGTTTTTGTTTTGGTAACATAGATAATGGTAACGGCTACGATGCTTTTCATAATCTTTATGGTACTGAAGGTGCTTTTGTCTTTGATTCGCAGCAGGACCGGCCACAGAAGGTTCGTTACTGGTCACAAAAGACAACACAAGGTAAGTGGGTGTTTCCGCTTAATCTTCAACAGTGCAGAACAGCAGGACTTGAGCAGTGTGCATGGCCCGAAAACACTACTACACCCGACAGCGGTAATGTTGTTGAACACCAGACAGGCAAATGTGTAGAACATTTTATTAGATGTATTAAAGATAATACTAAATCCCCACTCAGTTTCATTAATTCACAAATTATAGCCGAAACCGGCTGGGCAGCACAGATGAGCGCTGGATTAAACAAGAAAATCACACTGCCGCTTGATTGGGCCGAAGCTAAAAAGTTTTTCAAAGAATAA